The genomic region ACGGTTGAAAGCCCGGTGGTGTAATGATGTTCGAGGCGATCTTTTAAGGTTAAAATATATCCTTCATCGGTTCTAATTCCCAATCCTGCTCGTCCATGACCCGCCTGTTCATAGGTCATCCCAATAGCACCCATGTATGTAGGGTAGGTATCTCCGTAACTGGGGTAGAGGAGATCAAAGCGCTCCCCGGTAAAATATAACCATCCTTCCTTATCAAAATATCTAGCGTGGTTCTTACCAATCCTGGTCTGGAAATCTCTCTGAAACGGAGTGATCACTTCATGAAAAGGTTCAGCTGCCGGAGCAAAATAATATGGCTCATTTATTCCCTGTTCATGAAAATCTACATGGATATGAGGCAACCATTGATTGTATACTTTTAATCTTTCCTGGGTTTCTATTTGCGTTGCCCAGGCCCAGTCACGATTAAGGTCAAAAAGATAATGGTTTGGTCTACCACCCGGCCATGGTTCATGGTGCTCAGAAGCTTCCTGAAAAACATTGTAAGGTTCTGTTTTTACCTGATTATACCAATTGGCGTAGCGATCCCTTCCATCGGGATTTACACAGGGATCCATAATGACCACAGTATTCTCAAGCCAGTCTTTTTTTTCTGTTATAAGGTTGAAGAGCGTTTTCATGGCCGCTTCTGTACTGGAGGCTTCATTACCATGAACATTATAACTTAGCCAGACAATGGCAACTTCTGAATTTTTATTCTCGGAATCATCATCAGTACTATTTATATGCGCTTTCCTGATATTTTCAAGATTAGAGATATTCGCTTCAGAAGAAATCACAGCGTAAGTAAGAGGTCGTCTTTCATTGGTTTTTCCGTAGGTGTGGTACTCAACCATCGGGGAGGTTTCCGCAATATTTTTAAAATAGTTCACCACATCTGCATGACGTGAAAACTGACTGCCAAGTTCGTATCCAAGAAAATCTGAAGGAGATTGTAATTCCTGAGCTGTTAAAAATTGTCCTATGCAAAGAAAAAAGCTCAAGATAGCGTACTGATAATTCATTCAATTTAGGGTTTGTGAATAATATCAGTAAATATAAAGCCTGTTTATAATAAAATTATATTGGAATCTGAAAAATTCTCTTCCCTACCAGGTTTATTTAATTCCAGACATCAGTTTGTAACCAATTCGCGGCATTCTTCAAATATTCCACATAATTACACGGCTCGTTGTGCGTTAGTCCAGGTGCAACCTCCAGGGTCACATCGCTGCCTACGCTGTTGGTAGCTTCCACCCATTCCTGAGTTTCTTCTAAAGAAAATAATTCATCATCCTCTCCATGTATTACATACATAGGGATATCCATTCTCCTGGGAGTTCCCTGGGTACTATAAGTGCTATAAGAACTTGCCATAGGGATGGCAGCGCTTACCAGATTGGGTTGTGTTTCCCCATAGAACCAGGCTCCATTACCTCCATTGCTATAACCGTTGACTACTATTTTAGAATCATCTACCGGTAAATATTTAACCGCAAGATCTATAAGGCTTAGCACTAGATCCTGGTTGGCAAACTGCAGCCAGTCCTGGGTTCCGCCATTCGGGCTGATAATTATTGGATCAATTGCTTCAAAACCCGGCTCAGCATAACAGGCAGTGGTCTTATGAGCATCGGGATTGCCTCCCGCGGCACCATGTAAGGTCATAACCAAAGGTCTTGGGTTTGAAGAAAGGTCTCCTTCTGGGATAATCACCCTGAAAAACCATTCTACCCCAATAGTATTTACCAGGGAAACGTCATTAATACCAGTTTGGAAATCTATTTCCTGGAAGTCGGCCTCCACATCAGCATAGGTTCTTTCAGATGCCGGGGGATTAGAATCGTCTGACGAACTACAAGAAAAGAAGAGGGCTACAGAAAATATTAATACGATCTTAAGAATATTGGAGTACATATTTCTGAAATTTAGCCTTAGAAAGTTATTAATTAAATACTTGGCTATTTTTCCTGCATTGTTAATAGTTTCTTAAAAAACCAGGCTTTTAAAAAAGTATCCAAAACACCGTATATTTACACCAAATATCATACGATACAATGTCGGAAGAAACAATTCTCTATCCCGAAACCAATTACTTTTCACCTTTAATTCTTGATTATCTGGCTGAAAAAGACAGCCTGAAAGAATTCTATAACCGGTATCCAAAAATTGAAAATTTTGGGCCTCAGATAGAGGAGAAACAGAAGAGTTATGATCAAAGTATTCGTAAAGACCTGGTCGAAGTTTTAAATGATCAATATTCAGGCCTTGAAGTTTCTGAAAGAACAGGAGAAAATATTGATTCTTTGGCTTCTGAAAATACTTTCACCGTGGTGACCGGGCATCAGTTGAACCTTTTTACTGGTCCGCTTTATTTTCTATATAAGATAATTTCTACCATAAATCTTACGAGGCAGTTAAAACATAAATATCCTGAAAAAAACTTTATTCCCATCTACTGGATGGCGACAGAAGATCATGATTTTGAAGAAATAAACTATTTCAATCTCAATGGTAAGAAGTTCAAATGGAACAATGCAGATAAAAGGGCTGGAAACACTGCTGTTGGAAAACTTTCTACGGAAGGACTTGAGGAAGTTTTTAAACTGTTTTCAGCTGAGATCGGCGGAGGTGAAAATGCAGAATATCTTAAATCCCTTTTTGAGAAAGGATATCTGGAGCATGATAATCTAACCGATGCCACCCGATTCATTGCTAATGAAATTTTTGG from Gramella sp. MT6 harbors:
- a CDS encoding dienelactone hydrolase family protein translates to MYSNILKIVLIFSVALFFSCSSSDDSNPPASERTYADVEADFQEIDFQTGINDVSLVNTIGVEWFFRVIIPEGDLSSNPRPLVMTLHGAAGGNPDAHKTTACYAEPGFEAIDPIIISPNGGTQDWLQFANQDLVLSLIDLAVKYLPVDDSKIVVNGYSNGGNGAWFYGETQPNLVSAAIPMASSYSTYSTQGTPRRMDIPMYVIHGEDDELFSLEETQEWVEATNSVGSDVTLEVAPGLTHNEPCNYVEYLKNAANWLQTDVWN